The Polaribacter sp. Q13 sequence TCTTTTTTCTACTGTTTTTACAGAAATTTCTAATTCCTCTGCAATTTCTTTGTATTTCTTTTTATCAATTCTATTCATCAAAAATACTTCTCTTTGTTTTTCTGATAAATTACCAATAACCGTTTGTAATTTTTTTAAAAACTCTTGCTCTTCTAACACATACTCAGGCGTTTCTGCAGTAACAGCATTCGGTACTATTTTCTGATGTTCTAAAACTACTTTTTGATGTCTATAATCACTTATAAATAAATTATTAGCCACCATAAATAAATAGGCTTTTGCTTTATCAAAAAGCACCTTTTTACAGTTAGACCACATGGTTACAAAAGATTCTTGTACAAAATCTTCTGCCAAATTTTTATTGCCACATTTATAAAACATAAACCCATAAACATCATCTGCATATTTGTTATAGAGTATTTCAAAAATTTTAGAATCACAAACAGACTTCAATTCTTTCATAGTATATATTCTTATTTATAAAACGTTTCAACTTGATAAAACCCTACAAAAAATAAAAAGGAGGGTTTTTTGAAAGTAAAACGTTTAATACTAAAGTCAACAAAAGTAATTACAAATAACAATTCTAAAATTATTTATTATCATGAAAAAACTAACATTATTAGCACTCTGTGTATTCTTAACCTATTCCTGCACAAATACAGAAGAAGAAAACGGATCTCTTAACGCTCCTATTATTGCCATTGATGTTGTAGAAACGGTTTTCTTACCAAAGAATAGCGTAGAAATAAATGCTACAATTTCAGATACTGGTAATCAGACACAAACTATTCTATGGAAAAAAACTGCTGGTGGTGCTGCGGATTTTGAAAGCGATAAAAAAGACATTACGATTACAAACTTAGTAGAAGGAAACTATAGCTTCACTTTAACTGTAAGTAATAATAACAACCAATCATCCAAAGAATCTATCTCTTTTAGTGTAAGTGACGCTAAAGTACTTTACAATTTAGATTTTGAAAATTCTAACGAAGGCTTTACAACAAGTATTTTTGGAAATTACACTGCTGGAAAAGAATTAAGAAACGTTACCGAAGAAACAAACCACTGTGGTACCGTATACATGGGTAAAAAAGAAGATTTTACAGATTGGCTTACTTATTCTTATGAAGGCAACAACTCTAACTTTGTAGCAACAAATATGGGTACTTGTCTAGGTTATTTTACTTCTGCTATTCAAAAAGAAATAACCTTTACAGAAGATTTCTCTAATGGTAAATTAGGAATTCAATTTCAATATTATAAACCTGGAGATTTTTCTAAATGGGGAGATTATAATTTAGAAATTCTCATTTTTGAAAATGATTTAAACTATACATCAGAACCAATTATGACTTTTACTCCTACTGCAAACCCAAAAGGTTGGAGTTTATATAATGAAAATATAAGCTTAGCAAAAGGCACTTATAAACTTGTAATTAGAAACACCAACGCACAAACTGCAATAGATAATATAACCTTTTATAAAAACAACTAAAATGAAAACTACTACTGCTACTACTAAAAAAATCGATCTAAAAAAAATAGGTAAATTAATATTAAAAGAATTAAAAGAAATAGGGAAAGCTGCTTCTTTTGCAATGAGTCATTAACTTTAAATACATCTTCTAAAAAAGGTTGTCTAAAAAGTGAATTTTTGTCAATTTGAATTTATTTCAGATTCTTTTGAAATTTGATATTCAGTAAATTAAGATA is a genomic window containing:
- a CDS encoding RNA polymerase sigma factor, giving the protein MKELKSVCDSKIFEILYNKYADDVYGFMFYKCGNKNLAEDFVQESFVTMWSNCKKVLFDKAKAYLFMVANNLFISDYRHQKVVLEHQKIVPNAVTAETPEYVLEEQEFLKKLQTVIGNLSEKQREVFLMNRIDKKKYKEIAEELEISVKTVEKRMSAALKEIRTYIKGI